In Mercurialis annua linkage group LG6, ddMerAnnu1.2, whole genome shotgun sequence, the following are encoded in one genomic region:
- the LOC130014560 gene encoding pentatricopeptide repeat-containing protein At5g16420, mitochondrial → MLRYAQPRHCPKPTATVLYHSITSDVSNITIPESYTVTPPIKPWPQRLYPKRLVSMITRQQNLDLALQIFQYAAKFHPNFTHNYDTYESIIHKLSRARAFSPMETLLTDLHKSQIKCGENLFITVIRNYGLASKPELALKTFVRIQEFNVQRSVRSLNTLLNVFVQNKRYELVHGMFKNCTSKYGVLPNVFTCNILIKALCKKNDVEVALKVLDEMPAMGMIPNVVTYTTILSGYVARGDLVNAKKVFDELFDRGWLPDATTYTILMHGYCEQGRLGDAVVLMDDMERNGVEPNDVSYGVMIEALCKEKKIIEARNLLVDMLERKYIPSSALSCKVIDGLCEDGKVDESCELWKQMLKKNCMPDNAITSTLIHWLCKDGKVLEARKLFWEFERGSIPSLLTYNTLIAGMCEKGELSEAGRIWDDMVEKGCKPNAFAYNMLIKGFSNVGNAKEGVRILKEMLDNNCMPNKATYNILIDELRKMGLEGEVGKVVKMAVSGGGVDRESWDLFLTKVIADLDRGSNALDGLLKA, encoded by the coding sequence ATGTTACGTTATGCTCAACCTCGTCACTGTCCAAAACCAACAGCCACCGTTCTCTACCACTCAATTACCAGCGATGTCTCCAACATTACAATCCCCGAATCATACACCGTCACACCGCCAATCAAACCCTGGCCACAACGCCTCTACCCTAAACGCCTAGTCTCCATGATCACCCGCCAGCAAAATCTAGACCTAGCCCTCCAAATTTTCCAATACGCCGCCAAATTTCACCCAAATTTCACACACAATTACGACACTTACGAGTCCATTATCCACAAGCTCTCTCGAGCTCGCGCATTTTCCCCCATGGAAACCCTACTCACTGACTTACACAAATCCCAAATCAAATGCGGTGAAAATTTATTCATTACTGTTATTCGTAATTACGGACTTGCAAGCAAGCCTGAGTTAGCTCTCAAAACTTTTGTTCGTATCCAAGAATTTAACGTGCAGCGGTCCGTGAGATCTTTAAACACGTTATTGAATGTTTTTGTACAGAACAAACGGTATGAATTAGTGCATGGTATGTTCAAGAATTGTACGAGTAAGTACGGAGTGTTGCCTAATGTGTTTACTtgtaatattttgattaaagCGCTTTGTAAAAAGAACGATGTTGAAGTTGCGCTGAAGGTGCTCGACGAAATGCCTGCTATGGGAATGATCCCGAATGTGGTTACTTATACCACAATTTTAAGCGGTTATGTCGCGCGTGGCGATTTGGTTAATGCTAAGAAGGTTTTCGATGAGCTTTTTGATCGAGGGTGGTTGCCGGATGCAACGACGTATACGATCTTGATGCATGGGTATTGCGAGCAAGGGAGGTTGGGTGATGCTGTTGTACTTATGGATGATATGGAGAGGAATGGAGTTGAACCAAATGATGTTAGTTATGGTGTGATGATTGAAGCGCTTTGTAAggagaaaaaaataattgaagcgCGTAACTTGCTTGTTGATATGCTTGAGAGAAAATATATCCCGAGTTCTGCTCTTTCGTGTAAAGTTATTGATGGGTTGTGCGAAGATGGGAAGGTTGATGAATCTTGCGAGCTATGGAAGCAGATGTTGAAGAAGAATTGTATGCCGGATAATGCGATAACAAGCACGCTTATTCATTGGCTTTGTAAGGACGGGAAGGTGTTGGAAGCGAGGAAACTGTTTTGGGAGTTTGAGCGGGGATCTATACCAAGTCTGTTAACGTATAATACTCTCATTGCGGGAATGTGTGAGAAAGGAGAATTGAGCGAGGCAGGGCGGATTTGGGATGATATGGTGGAGAAAGGTTGCAAGCCTAACGCTTTTGCTTATAATATGCTAATTAAAGGGTTTTCAAATGTCGGCAATGCTAAGGAGGGTGTTCGGATTCTCAAGGAGATGTTGGACAATAATTGCATGCCTAACAAGGCGACCTATAATATTTTGATCGATGAGTTGCGGAAAATGGGGTTGGAAGGAGAAGTAGGTAAGGTTGTTAAAATGGCGGTGTCAGGTGGAGGAGTTGATAGGGAATCTTGGGATCTCTTTTTAACCAAAGTTATAGCTGATCTGGATAGAGGATCAAATGCTCTTGATGGATTATTGAAGGCTTAA
- the LOC126653890 gene encoding ATP synthase delta chain, chloroplastic: MDTLSSSVTTLKFTPPQFHHFKIPSTAQHLPPSHFITKPHSSISKKPTPTQSISLPITTPSPPPLPSRSSSPNYTHQNPATGYAVALLDIAQRTGSLEILQKDVQRLSKLLQNQEIYSMLTNPLVGDKEKGIVVKEVGKKGRFNRVLVRFLKMLIERNRFVMVKQVLVEFQRIFDELCGTEVVLVSSRKKMGEVQLVGIA, translated from the coding sequence ATGGATACACTCTCGAGCTCTGTTACAACCCTCAAATTCACACCTCCTCAGTTCCACCATTTCAAAATTCCCTCCACAGCTCAACATCTCCCACCTTCACACTTCATCACAAAACCCCACTCATCAATTTCCAAGAAACCAACTCCAACTCAATCCATATCCCTCCCCATCACTACCCCTTCTCCTCCACCCCTCCCTTCTCGCAGCTCATCTCCCAATTACACCCACCAAAACCCAGCCACCGGGTACGCCGTAGCACTTCTCGACATAGCCCAACGCACCGGTTCGCTTGAAATTCTACAAAAAGATGTGCAAAGACTGTCCAAGCTGCTGCAAAATCAGGAAATTTATTCTATGTTGACGAACCCGCTTGTGGGTGATAAAGAGAAGGGAATAGTAGTGAAGGAAGTGGGTAAGAAAGGGAGATTTAACAGGGTTTTGGTGAGATTTTTGAAGATGTTGATTGAGAGGAATAGATTTGTGATGGTGAAGCAGGTTTTGGTTGAGTTTCAGAGAATATTTGATGAATTGTGTGGAACTGAGGTGGTCTTGGTATCTTCCAGGAAGAAGATGGGAGAGGTTCAACTGGTTGGAATTGCTTAG